In Pangasianodon hypophthalmus isolate fPanHyp1 chromosome 1, fPanHyp1.pri, whole genome shotgun sequence, the genomic window TTACTATATGGTTCAAATAAGTTACCTTTGTGCATGGCCTATCTTATAAAACATTTGCAACAACCACAGCGACGCCAAAGGGGGGGAGCGACGACCGCAGCGAGGCCAGAGGGGGAAGCGACAACAACGGCAAAGCAAGGAGGTGGAGCAACGTCCTTAGTTGGGCAGAGTGAGACGGGTGAAGTGATCATCCAGGCAGGGAGGCAGTTCAACGTCCCCAGCAGAGCAGGGAGGCAAGGAGATATCCCCAGCTGATCAGGGAGGCGGGGTGAAGTCCCCAGTTGAGCAGGGAGGGTGGAAGATGGCTCCAGCTAGGTCAGGAGCCCCTCCACGAAAAATTCCCCAAGGGGGGTCATGGCATCGGGCCCAGCCGTGAAGTAGTCCAGAAGGGCTCTGATCTCAGGGAGCTGCATGTCTGCAAGAGTGTCTGCTGCTTACAAATTTAGTTGGTGCATTCTGtctcaaaaactcaaaaaactAGAGCAAGTCTAGACTCAAACAAGGCAAGGCAAGGAAACTGGACAGGAAAACTAAAGCTATTTATGATGCAAGTAGCAACAAACACATAACAGCAACAAAACaacctatatacacacacaatgctctACCGCTAAAGGGGTGACTGAttgggaaacacaaaacaggtgagcacAAACAAGGAAGCAAGTGGGGCAGACgacaaaagaagaatttcaAAAATATGTGAGTGgtggtgccctctggtggtctggggggGGAATTGCCCATGGTGGACATGACAGTACATGACTTCCATTATTACAAAACTGAACCAAAGGCTTTATCAAAAATCTTTAAGGAAATGAAACACATTAggaagtgtatattatatttatacatgatCATAGTCACACAGattgttttaaaacatgttttccaCAGGTAACACCCAGAGGAACACACAATGCAAGAGGTGTCCCAGTGGTACGTTTTCAGCAGAGACGTCCTCCAGCGGCCAGtgtataaaacacacagactgCGGGACACTTTATGTCATTCATCCTGGCAGGACGTGGCATGACAGCATCTGCTCATCGTGTGATTATCTTACAGGTGTGTTTTTCAGGACGTAAaggttaacattaacattacaaGTGTAGATTTcattgtgtatgtgtctgtatgtccTCTCATTCAGACTCAGGGGCATTAAACATTCTCCGAGACGTCCTGCCGGGATTTTTCACCAACCAGAACAGGATTTTTCTCCCACTGAAACTGAGCAAACTGAAGAGATTTGTCCATTTACTCTGTAAGGACTGCAGACCGTGGCTACAATCCCTCAACTCGAGAGCGCCGCTGCTTCAGTACATCGCTGAGTGGATTGAAAAAGCTCCCACTCACCAGCTGAAGGCTTTACCGAAGATGCTTCAGAGATCAGGTCTTCAAAACACTGCTGATAAAGTCCAGGACTTGCTGACGAGGATAGAGGAGaaggtgtctgtgtgtctaaACATATACAACTAGTAAAAAGATTTAAGGAataaatgttatgttatataCTGTACGTGCTGGTCATGTTGTCTTTATCCATCTTTTCTTCTTAAAATTTTCATCCAAAATACACACTTGTTCCCCTTTGAAACAACTTCTACAGGGTGATAAATTACACAGAACCTCGGgttattgttctgttctgtgtaatACATCAGTTCTCTTTGACATGAAATGATTTTGgcacaagaaaaagaaaaggaatgtGCTCGATGaaactcttctctctcttttttttctgaactgagTACTGGCCAAGACACACTGTGTAGTAATAAAAGCTAACAATTACTCTCctgtgtaattaattaataaattattgagCACCTAGGTCTCACTGaactgggattttcacacacaaacatcatccAATCTTCATCTGACCAGTTTCCacgtccactgtagcctcaggtaACTGTTCCTAggtgacaggagaggaaccttctgctgttgtagctcaccaacctcaaggttcgacgcattgagatgcttttctgctcaccacggttgtaaagagtggttatttgagataCTGTAGCTTTCCTGACAGTtcaagatcagcagtttctgaaatacacaaactttCACCAGCAACCACGCCAGTCACGTCACACtcgaacattaactgaagctcatcatctgtatctgcacgattctatgttataaatgttaataaatgttataaatgctCTAACTGTTAGTAAATATTAGAGTAGCTTTATAATTATTCACAGGTTATTATTAGTTACAAATGGTGTGCAGTACAGTACATGGCATCCTAATGAATGTCATCATTGaggaattatttattaaacatttagatTTAGGTTTATTCAGAAAAATGCTTACaattcatcattactgatttataaagaattataagcGTGGTTATGtttgatttatgaatatggatttcatagaaagtgttattGATGCTAGGATTACTTTGATCAGCTAGCGTACATGACCACTCAGACCTTTGAATCTACAGGTTTAATGAAGAAGATGAACATGCAGTATCTAATCTCCTCAACGGAAGAGCATTGTACCCTTCAGACTGTAGCTAGCTTTTAGTTTGCATGCTCACTGTTGGAGGATCCAAACAGAACGAGTCCCACGGGTTCCGCGAGGGTTATGGAATAGGGGACAGGAATAGGGGACGCTCAATCTTGGtctgtcattgtccatctgTTTAAGCAGCACGTCgaccacaaaaaaaagagatggtTATTTAAACAGGACGTTATACATACAATTACGGGAAATTACACGGACgttatttcagtttttcagcCTCCTCCGTCTCCCTCGTTCCATTATTCAGCTCCTCAGCTCATCCTCCGAAAGCCACTAACACCAGTCTGTTAGTTAGTTTACGGGAGGGGGAACTCCACCAAACGTCTCCACCAAACTCTTTTATTACTCTCTGGAATAGAAAGTGTTTCCAGAGCGGCCCTGGTGTCAGGCCCAAGGCTgctttcagaaaaagaaaaacgcaGGAACAAGTGAAAGTCGTTCTTTTTTCTTGGGAGGAATTTCCCCAGGAAGCTGGTGAGCAGGGCCGAAGCCAAGAGACCTCGCCAAGAAGCCGAGTCGCAGCAGACTGACGAGACGAG contains:
- the LOC113526719 gene encoding tumor necrosis factor receptor superfamily member 11B; the protein is MFSPVAMFLLLVSTAAAINIHTFEYEDPDTGDTLLCALCPPGTYVSSPCTHTLDTVCLPCPEEHFTQFWNFLPMCLYCSNICEGNRIVKEQCSATHNRVCECKEGYYWQDDFCIEHTQCPPGMGAKIIGNTQRNTQCKRCPSGTFSAETSSSGQCIKHTDCGTLYVIHPGRTWHDSICSSCDYLTDSGALNILRDVLPGFFTNQNRIFLPLKLSKLKRFVHLLCKDCRPWLQSLNSRAPLLQYIAEWIEKAPTHQLKALPKMLQRSGLQNTADKVQDLLTRIEEKVSVCLNIYN